CTAAGACTGAAATGTATCAAGCATTAAGAAAGTATGTGTAAGGAATAAGCGAATGTGGAGGTATGCCTATGAACATTATAGATGAAAACAAAAACTCGCGAATTTTACTTGAAGACATTCTTTCACGCCCGCTTTTTGCACACCTATCAACAGCTGATGAAAACGGACCACGTGAGTCTCCGCTTTGGTTTTTGTGGGATGAGGGTTCAATTTGGATGCTCGGTAGTTACCAGTCTAACTCGTTTACTAAACGAATTGAAACAGAACCACGTTGCGCAATTGGAATCGTGGACTTTAAAGTTGAAACGGGACTTGTGCATCATGTAGGCTTACGTGGCAAAGCAGTTCTTGAAGCTCAGCAGGAAGACCGTGTCAGAAAACTCTTAAGCAAATATATGGGGGATTTTGAACGATGGGATCCAAGATTTCATGGCGTATTAGGTGATTTAGATTGGTTATTTGTTCGATTTAACCCGGAAACGGTTGTAGTGAGAGATCAATCTTATCAGTTGCGATAAGATGATATAAAGAAAGGAAAAAGCATGGAGTATATTGATATAATTTTACCAGCAATTGTTACATTATTATATTTAAAAGTTATTAAAAGGAGCATTCATCCACTTGTAAAAATGGAGATTGTGATCGAAATAAAAGCAATGCTTATATTTGTCGTTTTAACAGTTTTGTCTTTTCTAGTTTTGTGGTTACCACTACGAGAGGGCATTCATACATATTTTGCAAAAGGTGGTTTAATTGTTTCATTTGTATTGCCTTTATATGTAATCTGGTTGTTAGTAATTATGAAAATGAAGCGTGCATATTATGATAAATCTGTTCTACTTTTAGAAAAGTTTATGGGGAATATCATTTAAGCATAGTACACCAGAAGGAGAGATAACCGATGGATTTAGGTTCACCCATTGCATCTGGAAACACCGCCTCGATCTATCTAAGTGAAGGAAACGTGATTAAGCTTTTTAATGATGGTATGGATCGTTCTTATGTATTATATGAAGCAAATAAGCAAAAATCTGTACATAACTCGGGACTTTTTGTTCCAGAAGTATTAGAAGTTAAGCAAATTGAAGGAAAACAAGCTATTTTGATGGAATATATAGAAGGTAGCACATTAGGTGACCTCTGCCATCATAATATGGAAAAAGTGGAGCGTTACTTAAGGATATCAGTAGATGTGCAGCAAAAAGTTCATATGATCTCAACAGTGTATTCACTTGAGAAGATGACTACTAAATTAACTCGCCAGATCGAATCAGTAAATAAACTATCCAGTCTTCAAAAAAGAGATTTAATTGAGAAAATGAATTCATTTTCATTTGAACAAAAACTGTGTCATGGAGATTTTCATCTTTTTAATCTGATTTTATCAAATGAGGAAGTAGCGATAATCGATTGGGTTGATGCTAGTTTGGGGGATATTCGTGCTGATGTGTATCGCACGTATTTATTGTACACTCAACATTCAGACGACATAGCAGAAACGTACCTCCGCTTATATTGTGAGAGCAGTGGCTTGTCAAAAGAGGAAATTTTTCAATGGGCACCAATCATTGCTGGAGCCAGATTATCAGAGAATGTCGCAACCGAAGACTCAGACCGACTTTTAGAGATTGTCAATCAGTACAGCTGAACGTGTGAGGTGGAAAAAGTGGACCTTTTAATAGACGAATACGAAGGTACAAAGTTTATATCTCCTAGAGATTGTGGAAATTCCCCAAAAATCATTCGCTTAAATGAGTTAAACGAAGCATTTTTCAGAAGAGATTGGACGTTTATAGAAGAGAACCTAGATGTTGATATACAATGGCTTATTATTGGAATGAAACAAATAGAAGGAAAAACGAACGTTAGGGATCAACTAGAGACATTTAGAAATGAAGAAATAACAGAAATCAGAATAAAAAACACCATTACACATGGAAAAGTAGGCTCAGTGAACGGCACTCTAATAATGGAAAAAGGAAGAAACATTGATTTTTGCAACATGTACACCTTTTCTAGTGCAGGGAATAAAGCAAAAATGAAAGAAATGACCTCTTATGTGATTGAAACGATGGAATAAGTAGAATTCCATTTATTATTTATGTACATTATTTATTCTTCCCATTAAAACAGTGTGGTGATAAACACCATCAGCTAGAAGTTTTTCATGTCGAAGTAATCCTTCTTCAATAAAATTAAATTTCTTGTATAGTTTAAT
The nucleotide sequence above comes from Alkalicoccobacillus plakortidis. Encoded proteins:
- a CDS encoding pyridoxamine 5'-phosphate oxidase family protein, which gives rise to MNIIDENKNSRILLEDILSRPLFAHLSTADENGPRESPLWFLWDEGSIWMLGSYQSNSFTKRIETEPRCAIGIVDFKVETGLVHHVGLRGKAVLEAQQEDRVRKLLSKYMGDFERWDPRFHGVLGDLDWLFVRFNPETVVVRDQSYQLR
- a CDS encoding phosphotransferase family protein, with product MDLGSPIASGNTASIYLSEGNVIKLFNDGMDRSYVLYEANKQKSVHNSGLFVPEVLEVKQIEGKQAILMEYIEGSTLGDLCHHNMEKVERYLRISVDVQQKVHMISTVYSLEKMTTKLTRQIESVNKLSSLQKRDLIEKMNSFSFEQKLCHGDFHLFNLILSNEEVAIIDWVDASLGDIRADVYRTYLLYTQHSDDIAETYLRLYCESSGLSKEEIFQWAPIIAGARLSENVATEDSDRLLEIVNQYS